A stretch of the Alnus glutinosa chromosome 6, dhAlnGlut1.1, whole genome shotgun sequence genome encodes the following:
- the LOC133871867 gene encoding 18S rRNA (guanine-N(7))-methyltransferase RID2, producing MSSRPELQAPPEIFYDDSEARKYTSSSRIIEIQAKLSGRALELLALPDDDVPRLLLDIGCGSGLSGETLSENGHQWIGLDISQSMLNVALEREAEGDLLLGDMGQGLGLRPGVIDGAISISAVQWLCNADKSSHDPRLRLKAFFGSLYRCLARGARAVLQVYPENLAQRELILSFAMRAGFAGGVVVDFPHSSKSRKEYLVLTCGPPSISTSVPKGKGEDEESCSEDESSGDEENHTVSISDRHRPRKKQKISKKGRGREWIMRKKEQRRRRGDDVPPDTKYTARKRKPRF from the exons ATGTCGTCGAGGCCTGAGCTGCAAGCGCCACCTGAGATATTCTACGACGATTCTGAGGCTCGAAAGTACACCTCCTCCTCTCGGATCATCGAAATTCAG GCGAAGCTGTCAGGGAGAGCACTGGAGCTTCTTGCTTTGCCTGATGATGATGTACCCAGATTGCTCCTTGACATTG GTTGTGGATCAGGACTTAGTGGGGAGACTCTTTCAGAGAATGGACACCAATGGATTGGCTTAGATATTTCGCAGTCAATGCTTA ATGTTGCATTAGAGCGGGAGGCTGAGGGTGACCTTCTACTTGGTGACATGGGTCAG GGCTTAGGACTTCGTCCTGGGGTTATAGATGGGGCCATTAGTATCTCTGCTGTTCAG TGGTTATGCAATGCTGACAAGTCCTCTCATGATCCACGATTAAGATTGAA gGCTTTCTTTGGATCATTATACAGATGCTTAGCCAGGGGAGCTAGAGCAGTACTTCAAGTGTATCCTGAAAATCTAGCCCAGCGTGAATTGATATTGAGTTTTGCAATGCGTGCTGGATTTGCTGGAGGTGTGGTTGTTGATTTCCCACACAG TTCTAAGAGTAGAAAAGAATACCTTGTCCTTACGTGTGGTCCACCATCCATAAGCACATCTGTACCGAAGGGAAAAGGTGAAGATGAGGAGAGTTGCTCTGAAGATGAGAGTAGTGGTGATGAAGAAAATCATACG GTCTCCATCTCAGACCGACATAGGCCCAGGAAAAAGCAGAAAATAAGCAAGAAAGGAAGGGGAAGAGAATGGATaatgaggaagaaggaacagaGGAGAAGAAGAGGAGATGATGTGCCTCCGGATACAAAATACACGGCTCGAAAAAGAAAGCCTCGCTTCTGA